From a region of the Dictyostelium discoideum AX4 chromosome 2 chromosome, whole genome shotgun sequence genome:
- the nutf2 gene encoding nuclear transport factor 2 codes for MQSVDPQVVGVGKQFVEHYYGIFDSNRAGLTQIYQQQTTLTWEGKFLSGADAIVKHIVELPFQQTNRKINSIDCQQTYQPGIMITVTGTLIIDGEAKNQLKFVQVFNLASNNGSFLLINDFFRLVLD; via the exons ATGCAATCAGTAGACCCACAAGTTGTCGGCGTAGGAAAACAATTCGTTGAGCATTATTATGGTATTTTTGACTCAAATCGTGCAGGTTTAACCCAAATCTAt caacaacaaacaacTTTAACATGGGAAGGTAAATTTTTATCAGGTGCTGACGCAATTGTTAAGCATATTGTTGAATTACCATTCCAACAAACCAATAGAAAAATCAATAGTATTGATTGTCAACAAACTTATCAACCAGGTATTATGATCACCGTCACTGGTACTCTTATT aTTGATGGTGAAgctaaaaatcaattaaaattcgTTCAAGTCTTCAATCTTGCTTCAAATAATGGTTCATtcttattaattaatgactTTTTCCGTTTGGTTTTAGATTAA